One window of the Chitinophaga niabensis genome contains the following:
- a CDS encoding outer membrane beta-barrel family protein, with protein sequence MKANITTLLSATILTLSGLAQAQEKKDTVKQLKEVNITSTAPTITMQGGTMVVNVAKTTTAAGSTAWEVLQKAPGVIVDNTDNLLLNGKSVTVYIDGRPSRLTGEDLKNLLNSTPGGNIDKLELMSNPSTKYDAQGAAIINIKMIKSKDLGTNGTATISGGFGRYARTTEGFTLNNRSKAVNIYGGYDFLHTNQFTKTKSERRFKDGYKLEDNDYNKENRNTHNVKAGADFDLNKTTSAGVLLKGSFSNRGRNGENKTGLPDSTFLQYAGGDQSIVNPSVNVYFKTGSEKKKNEFTFNADYFSYNKDWNDLFTGQYYNASQQIIGDQTNIRNNADSRINVYSASADYVQPLKFARLEAGIKTTFTETDNDMIWENKFGDNWQNDAGKTNHFIYKENINAAYIGLNKTIKKYTFNAVLRGEHTHATGNSLTIDQRFNRDYFQLFPSASISYMKDPKNQFSLSYRRSINRFGFEIVNPFITYKNAYTYQKGNPDIKPVINQSIEATWAHNYSIFTTLAYSRSTDNLSVVFRQDPQTKILVMSYDNQAAFNVVYANLVISKPLTKKIRTTWTVMGLYLNINTNLDGVQYQKENITTILNTQNVFTLPAGFTAELNGSFQSPFAMGYASLRSMGFVDLGLRKNIMKGNGSLKLALNDVFNTKQYRFDVKYAAIDNSSRQEMDTRVVNLTFNYKFGNKNVKQTKTRKNTIEAEAGRTNTTTF encoded by the coding sequence ATGAAAGCAAACATTACTACTCTCCTTTCCGCCACCATACTTACTCTTTCCGGCTTAGCCCAGGCACAGGAAAAGAAAGATACTGTTAAACAACTCAAAGAGGTGAACATCACTTCCACTGCCCCCACCATTACCATGCAGGGCGGTACCATGGTGGTGAATGTTGCCAAAACCACTACCGCAGCCGGTTCCACCGCCTGGGAAGTATTACAGAAAGCACCGGGTGTGATAGTGGATAATACAGATAACCTGCTGCTGAACGGCAAATCAGTGACAGTATATATAGACGGGCGCCCCAGCCGCCTGACCGGGGAAGACCTGAAGAACCTGCTCAACAGCACGCCCGGCGGCAACATCGATAAACTGGAACTCATGAGCAACCCTTCCACCAAATATGATGCACAAGGCGCTGCTATTATCAATATCAAAATGATCAAAAGCAAAGACCTGGGTACCAATGGTACGGCTACCATCAGCGGAGGATTTGGCCGTTACGCCCGTACTACGGAAGGTTTTACGCTGAATAACCGCAGTAAAGCTGTAAATATCTATGGCGGTTATGATTTCCTTCACACCAATCAGTTCACCAAAACAAAGTCTGAACGCCGTTTCAAAGATGGTTACAAGCTGGAAGACAATGACTATAACAAAGAAAACCGTAACACACATAATGTAAAAGCAGGTGCAGACTTTGACCTAAATAAAACCACCTCAGCCGGCGTACTGCTGAAAGGCTCTTTCAGTAACCGCGGCAGGAACGGAGAAAACAAGACCGGCCTTCCTGATTCCACTTTCCTGCAGTATGCAGGTGGTGATCAATCCATTGTAAACCCATCCGTAAACGTTTATTTTAAAACAGGCAGCGAGAAAAAGAAGAATGAATTCACCTTCAATGCGGATTATTTCTCTTACAATAAAGACTGGAACGACCTGTTCACCGGTCAGTATTACAACGCAAGCCAGCAGATCATTGGCGATCAGACCAATATCCGCAACAATGCAGATTCCCGCATCAATGTTTACTCCGCCAGTGCAGACTATGTGCAGCCGCTTAAATTTGCCCGCCTGGAAGCCGGTATCAAAACCACTTTCACAGAAACGGATAATGATATGATCTGGGAGAATAAGTTTGGGGACAACTGGCAGAATGATGCTGGTAAAACCAATCACTTTATCTACAAAGAGAACATCAATGCTGCGTACATCGGCCTGAACAAAACCATTAAGAAATATACTTTCAATGCCGTACTGCGTGGTGAACATACGCATGCAACCGGCAACAGCCTCACCATAGATCAGCGCTTCAACCGCGATTATTTCCAGCTGTTCCCTAGCGCCAGTATCTCTTACATGAAAGATCCAAAGAACCAGTTCAGCCTCTCTTACCGCAGGAGCATCAACCGCTTTGGCTTTGAGATCGTGAACCCTTTCATCACTTATAAGAATGCTTACACCTACCAAAAGGGGAACCCTGACATCAAACCGGTGATCAATCAATCCATAGAAGCCACCTGGGCGCATAACTATTCCATCTTCACTACCCTGGCTTATTCCCGCAGCACAGATAACCTGAGCGTGGTATTCCGCCAGGACCCTCAGACGAAGATCCTCGTGATGAGTTACGACAACCAGGCTGCCTTCAATGTGGTGTATGCCAACCTCGTGATCTCTAAGCCGCTCACTAAAAAGATCCGCACCACCTGGACGGTGATGGGCCTTTACCTGAACATCAATACCAACCTGGATGGTGTACAGTATCAGAAAGAGAATATTACTACCATCCTGAACACGCAGAACGTATTCACCCTGCCTGCAGGTTTTACAGCAGAGCTGAACGGGTCTTTCCAGAGCCCCTTCGCCATGGGGTATGCTTCTCTGCGTTCAATGGGGTTTGTGGACCTGGGCTTACGTAAGAACATCATGAAAGGCAATGGCTCCCTGAAACTGGCGTTGAATGATGTATTCAACACAAAGCAATACCGTTTTGATGTGAAGTATGCCGCCATTGACAACAGCAGCCGCCAGGAGATGGACACCCGTGTAGTGAACCTCACTTTCAATTACAAATTCGGCAACAAGAACGTAAAACAGACCAAAACCCGTAAAAACACTATTGAAGCAGAAGCCGGACGAACTAATACAACTACCTTTTAG
- a CDS encoding DUF1572 family protein has translation MDTENIYLESVKQRLLGYKTLAEKTFAQLTDEQIHWQPAGEPNSIYIIVKHMSGNMLSRFTDFLTSDGEKPWRQRDAEFEDDAPNGTKAEMLVIWEKGWNCMMQAINSLTAADLAKTIYIRTEPLIVIDAINRQLAHHPYHVGQIVYIGKVLKGEGWQSLSIPKGHSQQFNQEKAAGK, from the coding sequence ATGGATACCGAAAATATTTACCTGGAGAGTGTGAAGCAACGTTTACTCGGCTATAAAACACTGGCAGAGAAAACCTTTGCACAGCTGACAGACGAACAAATTCACTGGCAGCCGGCCGGAGAACCCAACAGCATTTACATCATCGTAAAACACATGAGCGGCAATATGCTGAGCCGCTTTACAGACTTTCTTACTTCAGACGGAGAGAAACCCTGGCGGCAAAGAGACGCAGAGTTCGAAGATGACGCACCCAACGGCACCAAAGCTGAGATGCTCGTTATCTGGGAAAAGGGCTGGAACTGTATGATGCAGGCCATTAACAGCTTAACCGCGGCGGACCTTGCAAAAACCATTTACATCAGAACAGAACCTCTTATTGTGATAGATGCCATCAACCGCCAATTAGCGCATCACCCCTACCATGTGGGCCAGATCGTTTATATCGGTAAAGTATTAAAAGGAGAAGGATGGCAAAGCCTTTCTATTCCCAAAGGACACTCTCAGCAATTTAACCAGGAAAAAGCCGCAGGCAAATGA
- a CDS encoding LytR/AlgR family response regulator transcription factor, translating to MINCIVIDDEQHAIDLLTHHIQQTPFLNLLYSTTDPVEGLQLLHLHKIDLIFLDVQMPTMTGIDFIKAINGKSKVILTTAYSEYAMEGFENEVVDYLLKPISFARFIKGAQRALALIQPAATTAKEDSDFIFVKTEQKGKLIKINIRDILFIEGLKNYVKIHTRQGEGIIALLNMKDLEERLPAGDFARTHKSFLLATGFIKMIEGNTVHLEHTAEIVPVGDSYKEAFMSLMKEKIMTNKK from the coding sequence ATGATTAACTGTATTGTGATAGACGATGAACAGCACGCGATAGACCTGCTGACCCACCATATTCAACAAACCCCCTTCCTGAACCTGCTGTATTCCACTACAGACCCGGTAGAGGGACTGCAATTACTGCATCTGCATAAAATAGACCTGATCTTCCTGGACGTACAGATGCCCACCATGACGGGGATTGATTTCATTAAAGCGATCAACGGTAAAAGCAAAGTGATCCTCACTACCGCCTACAGCGAATATGCCATGGAAGGGTTTGAGAATGAAGTAGTGGATTATCTTTTAAAACCCATTTCCTTTGCCCGTTTCATTAAAGGTGCACAACGCGCGCTGGCCCTGATACAGCCAGCGGCCACCACTGCCAAAGAAGACAGTGATTTCATCTTTGTTAAAACAGAACAAAAAGGAAAGCTGATCAAGATCAATATCAGGGACATCCTTTTTATTGAAGGATTAAAGAATTACGTGAAGATCCATACCCGCCAGGGAGAAGGGATCATTGCCCTGCTGAACATGAAAGACCTGGAAGAACGGTTACCGGCAGGGGATTTTGCCAGAACACATAAATCCTTCCTGCTCGCCACCGGTTTTATTAAAATGATCGAAGGCAACACGGTACACCTGGAACATACCGCAGAAATAGTACCTGTAGGGGATTCTTATAAGGAAGCCTTCATGAGCCTCATGAAAGAAAAGATAATGACAAATAAAAAATAG
- a CDS encoding aminotransferase class I/II-fold pyridoxal phosphate-dependent enzyme produces the protein MIKITENTPGRTALVDGRTCLYFSGFSYLGMHSSHAFRDLLAVGIGRFGSVYPSSRISNLQLKLYEETEHALAVLLHQQSAVCFSSGYLAAQAAVTHAATKGEVLFAPGTHPALQYPGALVPVGQWNDWITTVVEMVNKGADDQYVIVSDGVNPLTATINDFEALRQIEKKVTVLIDDSHGVGILGEKGEGIISILPDNPALHYLITASMAKAFSLEGGFVAGHAADIAAIRRLPLFTASTPIIPAYAYTFLHAAGAYATARKRLKDLIIEFKRLNTGITGIHHPHQLPMFVLEDKKEKENVYTYLLSRDTFISSFAYPDPLGQRIHRVILSALHTHTDLNILSTQLAQFYPSV, from the coding sequence ATGATCAAAATCACAGAAAACACGCCCGGCAGAACAGCCCTGGTTGATGGCAGAACCTGCCTTTACTTCTCCGGCTTCTCTTACCTGGGCATGCATTCTTCCCATGCCTTCCGCGATCTTTTAGCAGTAGGGATAGGGCGCTTTGGTAGTGTATATCCCTCTTCCCGCATCTCTAACCTGCAGCTAAAACTCTATGAAGAAACAGAGCATGCCCTGGCTGTTTTACTCCATCAGCAGTCTGCTGTTTGTTTCTCTTCCGGATACCTGGCGGCACAGGCTGCCGTTACCCATGCAGCCACAAAAGGCGAAGTACTTTTTGCCCCGGGCACACATCCTGCTTTGCAGTACCCCGGTGCGCTGGTACCTGTTGGCCAGTGGAACGACTGGATCACCACCGTAGTAGAAATGGTGAATAAAGGAGCAGATGATCAGTATGTGATCGTTTCAGATGGTGTGAATCCTTTAACGGCTACCATCAATGATTTTGAGGCCCTACGGCAGATAGAGAAGAAAGTGACGGTGCTGATAGATGATTCGCATGGCGTGGGCATCCTGGGAGAAAAAGGAGAAGGCATCATCAGTATTTTACCGGATAACCCGGCTTTGCATTATTTGATCACTGCCTCTATGGCTAAGGCATTCAGCCTGGAAGGCGGTTTTGTGGCAGGGCATGCGGCAGATATTGCAGCTATTCGCAGGCTACCGCTTTTTACTGCCAGCACACCCATCATCCCTGCTTACGCCTATACATTCCTGCATGCAGCAGGCGCCTATGCTACAGCACGTAAAAGATTAAAAGACCTGATCATCGAATTCAAGCGATTGAATACGGGTATTACCGGCATACATCATCCGCACCAATTACCTATGTTTGTGCTGGAAGACAAAAAAGAAAAAGAGAACGTTTATACCTATCTGCTTTCCCGGGATACTTTCATTTCTTCTTTTGCCTACCCGGACCCGTTGGGGCAGCGGATACACCGTGTGATCCTTTCTGCTCTGCATACCCATACCGACTTAAACATCCTGTCCACCCAGCTGGCGCAGTTTTATCCATCTGTATAA
- a CDS encoding YegP family protein — translation MCKFVIKTGKHHQFFFDLKTDDGTVLITSDAFHTKAACNSGIEALKAVARDDNKFERMKAATEHYYFTVKGANGKQIAKSVLFPTPAERNAAIKSIEAEAHDAAVAEE, via the coding sequence ATGTGTAAATTCGTTATCAAAACAGGCAAGCACCATCAGTTCTTTTTTGACCTGAAAACAGATGATGGCACAGTGCTCATCACCAGTGATGCTTTTCATACAAAAGCGGCCTGTAATTCGGGCATAGAGGCTTTAAAAGCAGTAGCGCGCGATGATAATAAGTTTGAAAGAATGAAAGCGGCTACGGAGCATTATTACTTCACTGTTAAGGGTGCCAACGGGAAACAAATAGCAAAAAGCGTGTTATTCCCCACGCCGGCGGAGCGGAATGCGGCTATTAAAAGCATCGAGGCGGAAGCGCATGATGCGGCAGTAGCGGAGGAATGA
- the ggt gene encoding gamma-glutamyltransferase, protein MKRYFILCSFIMAPLLLAAQQVKLNPYDYSIDKYLEINSAAVVSAHPLASKAGVLIMQQGGNAVDAAIATQLALAVVFPEAGNLGGGGFTVARLKNGSNISIDYRETAPGTAHRDMYLDANGEAQTRKSLDGHLAAGVPGTVAGLFAAHAHARLPFAKLLAPAILLAEKGYVITAAEAAGLNRKREDFLRLNTLPTAFVKNEPWKKGDTLVQKELANTLKLIAAKGMKGFYEGPTAEKIVAEMKRGGGIISANDLKNYRAKVRQPILFDFAGYKILTMPLPSSGGIGIQQMLGMVEKYPLQEWGFHSAKSVQVMIEAERRAYADRALYLGDQDFVKVPVKKLTDKKYIEERMQSFTPGIASESKNISAGNIAPESTETTHLCVIDKEGNAVSVTTTLNGSYGCRVVAAGFILNNEMDDFSVKPGTPNLYGLIGAEANAIAPGKKMLSCMTPTIVLKNNKPVLITGTPGGSTIITSVFQTLLNDLIFKLDARNSVNAPKFHHQWLPDQVTVERDFPDSTTQALEKMGYKIVKSGSIGRTELIKIHANGKIEAVGDKRGDDSAAGF, encoded by the coding sequence ATGAAGCGGTATTTCATCTTATGTTCCTTTATTATGGCTCCCCTGCTCCTTGCTGCACAGCAGGTTAAGCTGAACCCTTATGATTATTCCATTGATAAATACCTGGAAATAAACAGCGCCGCCGTAGTGTCTGCACACCCGCTGGCAAGTAAAGCAGGCGTTCTGATCATGCAGCAGGGCGGCAATGCGGTAGATGCAGCCATCGCCACACAACTGGCCCTTGCCGTGGTTTTTCCGGAAGCCGGGAACCTTGGCGGAGGCGGTTTTACTGTAGCCCGTTTAAAGAACGGCAGCAATATTTCCATTGATTACCGGGAAACAGCTCCCGGCACTGCACACCGGGATATGTACCTGGATGCTAACGGTGAAGCACAAACCCGTAAAAGTCTCGATGGCCACCTGGCTGCCGGCGTTCCGGGCACCGTAGCCGGACTCTTTGCTGCACATGCGCACGCACGCCTGCCTTTTGCAAAACTGCTGGCTCCCGCCATCCTGCTCGCAGAAAAGGGTTATGTGATCACCGCCGCAGAGGCTGCAGGCCTCAACAGGAAAAGGGAGGATTTTCTCCGCCTGAATACACTGCCTACTGCCTTCGTGAAAAATGAACCCTGGAAAAAGGGAGATACACTTGTGCAGAAAGAACTGGCCAATACCTTAAAACTGATCGCCGCCAAAGGCATGAAAGGTTTTTATGAAGGCCCCACCGCGGAGAAAATAGTAGCTGAAATGAAACGCGGAGGTGGCATCATCAGTGCAAATGATCTGAAGAACTATCGCGCAAAAGTGCGTCAGCCCATATTGTTCGATTTTGCAGGATATAAGATCCTTACCATGCCTTTACCCAGCAGCGGCGGTATTGGCATACAGCAGATGCTGGGCATGGTGGAAAAATATCCTTTGCAGGAATGGGGCTTTCACAGTGCAAAGAGCGTACAGGTGATGATAGAAGCAGAAAGAAGAGCATACGCAGACCGCGCCTTATACCTGGGAGATCAGGATTTTGTGAAAGTGCCCGTAAAAAAGCTCACAGATAAAAAGTATATCGAAGAACGGATGCAATCCTTCACGCCGGGCATTGCCTCTGAAAGTAAAAATATCTCCGCAGGGAATATAGCACCGGAAAGTACTGAAACCACACACCTCTGTGTAATAGATAAAGAAGGTAATGCCGTTTCCGTTACCACCACTTTGAATGGCAGCTATGGTTGCCGTGTAGTGGCAGCCGGTTTCATCCTCAATAATGAAATGGACGACTTCTCTGTAAAACCCGGCACACCTAATTTATACGGACTGATAGGCGCAGAAGCCAATGCTATTGCACCGGGTAAAAAAATGCTCAGCTGCATGACGCCTACCATTGTACTGAAAAATAATAAACCTGTATTGATCACCGGCACACCCGGTGGCTCTACGATCATCACCTCCGTATTCCAGACGCTGTTAAATGATCTTATTTTTAAACTGGATGCGCGCAATTCCGTGAATGCGCCGAAATTCCATCACCAGTGGTTGCCGGATCAGGTAACGGTGGAAAGGGATTTCCCGGACAGCACCACACAGGCACTGGAGAAAATGGGATATAAGATCGTGAAAAGCGGCTCTATTGGCAGAACAGAATTGATCAAAATCCATGCTAATGGCAAAATAGAAGCAGTAGGTGATAAAAGAGGAGACGACAGTGCCGCAGGCTTTTGA
- a CDS encoding DUF5007 domain-containing protein produces MTNSYKNIVRAGMLVVLTGVLIYSCRKVDMQDGYFGENIRYKDKIITLETGRDAYKGDLILDRSTLPIKVELADIRRWDGKPAPEMKQEVDAVEWVEEFTGQEKTLEELEKKKRIVKRPVFEISPSDGRLKFRKESYEMDSATYFIDVKVTNGAGSRVIKNALEVKVVKGADFEFRDDGAWIVCSDYDWDGCSPYFDSINIRIDKFEYKGPGNKITVKFKDPNGNLMDPRSFPEGSKQKGKRMQDFTFAQRLLADRIEYDVAYPFNTANRQFEWWVPGAAFGKNDHYDLFAYVNFKVFRPGNWEITWQAFYP; encoded by the coding sequence ATGACTAATTCATATAAAAACATAGTAAGAGCAGGGATGCTGGTAGTATTGACCGGAGTCCTGATCTACAGCTGCCGTAAGGTAGATATGCAGGATGGTTATTTTGGTGAAAATATCCGATATAAGGATAAGATCATTACCCTGGAAACCGGCCGTGACGCTTATAAAGGAGATCTGATACTGGACCGTTCTACTTTACCTATTAAAGTGGAGCTGGCAGACATCCGTCGCTGGGATGGTAAACCGGCTCCGGAAATGAAACAGGAGGTAGACGCAGTGGAGTGGGTGGAAGAATTTACCGGTCAGGAAAAGACATTGGAAGAGCTGGAGAAAAAGAAAAGGATCGTCAAACGTCCTGTATTTGAGATAAGTCCTTCTGATGGCCGCCTGAAGTTCCGTAAGGAAAGTTATGAAATGGATTCTGCTACTTATTTCATCGATGTGAAAGTAACAAACGGTGCAGGTTCCCGTGTAATTAAAAATGCATTGGAGGTGAAAGTGGTGAAAGGTGCTGATTTTGAATTCCGTGATGACGGTGCATGGATCGTTTGTTCAGACTACGACTGGGATGGCTGTTCTCCTTACTTTGATTCCATCAACATCCGCATAGATAAGTTCGAATACAAAGGCCCTGGTAATAAGATCACGGTTAAGTTCAAAGATCCGAACGGTAACTTAATGGATCCCAGGTCTTTTCCTGAAGGCAGTAAGCAAAAAGGAAAACGGATGCAGGATTTTACGTTTGCACAACGATTACTGGCAGACAGGATCGAGTATGATGTAGCGTATCCATTCAACACAGCGAACCGCCAGTTCGAATGGTGGGTGCCGGGTGCTGCCTTTGGCAAGAATGATCACTATGATCTGTTTGCGTATGTAAACTTTAAAGTATTCAGACCAGGAAATTGGGAAATTACCTGGCAGGCCTTTTATCCATGA
- a CDS encoding TraB/GumN family protein — MFKRTIITAFLALFLLPAFAQHSLLYKISGKGLKQPSYLYGTIHMICPDDFFFPEHVKEAFGQAKTIYLEMDMDDPAMMARLMESMQDKTDGYSLQNVFKPADYQKLSRYFKDSVGMDVSMFKTMKPMILLSSVMMKSLECPNPASYEGTFIKMAQEQKKPIEGLENIEDQVAIFDAIPDSTESVMIMDYIDNLPKQRALFKRLVGAYKRQNITEIHGYLKDSPELAGFEDVMVYNRNRNWIPVIEKAAAKETTLVACGAMHLGGDQGVVALLRKQGYTVEPVLK; from the coding sequence ATGTTTAAAAGAACCATTATCACAGCCTTTTTAGCATTGTTCCTGTTACCCGCCTTTGCGCAGCATTCCCTTTTATACAAGATCTCAGGAAAAGGCCTCAAACAGCCCTCCTACCTGTATGGCACTATTCATATGATCTGCCCTGATGACTTCTTCTTCCCGGAGCATGTAAAAGAAGCTTTCGGCCAGGCCAAAACCATTTACCTTGAAATGGACATGGATGATCCTGCCATGATGGCCAGGCTTATGGAATCCATGCAGGATAAAACTGATGGTTACTCCCTGCAGAATGTGTTCAAACCTGCGGATTACCAGAAGCTGAGCCGGTATTTTAAGGACAGTGTGGGCATGGATGTATCCATGTTCAAGACCATGAAGCCCATGATATTATTATCCTCCGTGATGATGAAGTCGCTGGAATGCCCCAACCCGGCTTCGTATGAAGGTACCTTTATAAAAATGGCCCAGGAGCAGAAGAAACCCATAGAAGGACTGGAAAATATTGAAGACCAGGTAGCCATCTTCGATGCTATTCCGGACAGTACGGAAAGTGTGATGATCATGGATTACATCGATAACCTGCCCAAACAGCGGGCACTCTTCAAACGCCTCGTAGGAGCTTACAAACGCCAGAACATTACGGAGATCCATGGCTACCTGAAAGACTCACCTGAACTGGCAGGGTTTGAAGATGTAATGGTATATAACCGCAACCGCAACTGGATACCCGTAATTGAGAAAGCTGCCGCAAAAGAAACCACGCTCGTTGCCTGCGGCGCTATGCACCTGGGTGGAGATCAGGGGGTAGTGGCATTACTGCGCAAACAGGGTTATACCGTGGAACCGGTGCTGAAATAA
- a CDS encoding sensor histidine kinase — protein MKQQIIQFFRQEWKKLLTLFIIAIVQLLLGLSFLYTAAPDLANETYSKLGGVFLHSIKSILEFVITYYLLIFQACLPLLQARKISRFILIVLSVFLIKFGYTAIVEFDSINYRVSGVSKDAFTTFIKNHKFLFFSLSSFFFYIVTLVISFVAAFIIDYNTRNRRQKELIKQKMDAELAAIKYQINPHFLFNSLSFIYSKTVPLSEEVSNAVLLLSDIMRYALGKEEDVEGKVALSQELTHLKNVIEINQMRFNNKLNIQYSEEISNPNARITPLVLITLVENAFKHGDLLDPANPLVVRTEANEKTITFLINNKKKKGTKELSTGIGLNNVKQRLQLMYAEKHTFNVKENEDFYTAALTINL, from the coding sequence ATGAAGCAACAGATCATTCAGTTTTTCAGGCAGGAATGGAAGAAGTTACTGACCTTGTTTATCATAGCTATTGTTCAGCTGCTGCTGGGTCTCTCTTTTCTTTATACAGCAGCCCCGGACCTGGCAAATGAAACTTATAGCAAACTGGGAGGGGTTTTCCTGCATTCGATAAAAAGCATACTGGAGTTCGTTATCACGTACTACCTGCTGATCTTTCAGGCCTGCCTGCCCTTATTACAGGCAAGGAAGATAAGTAGGTTCATATTAATTGTTTTAAGCGTTTTCCTGATAAAATTCGGATACACGGCTATTGTTGAATTCGACTCTATCAATTATAGAGTATCCGGCGTCAGTAAGGATGCTTTTACAACCTTCATCAAAAACCATAAATTCCTGTTCTTCTCCCTCAGCAGTTTCTTCTTTTATATCGTTACCCTGGTGATATCTTTCGTGGCCGCCTTTATCATCGACTATAACACCAGGAACCGCCGGCAGAAAGAACTGATAAAACAAAAGATGGATGCCGAACTGGCTGCTATCAAATACCAGATCAACCCACACTTCCTGTTCAATTCACTTAGTTTCATTTATAGCAAAACAGTACCTTTGAGCGAAGAAGTTTCAAATGCAGTGCTGTTGCTCTCAGACATTATGCGGTACGCCCTTGGAAAAGAGGAAGATGTGGAAGGGAAAGTGGCTTTATCCCAGGAACTCACCCACCTTAAGAACGTTATCGAAATTAACCAGATGCGTTTCAACAACAAGCTGAACATTCAGTACAGTGAAGAGATCAGTAACCCGAATGCCCGCATTACGCCGCTGGTGCTTATCACCCTGGTGGAGAATGCCTTCAAACACGGCGATCTGCTGGACCCCGCTAACCCGCTGGTAGTAAGAACAGAAGCTAATGAAAAAACAATTACATTCCTTATCAACAATAAAAAGAAGAAAGGCACCAAAGAACTCTCCACAGGCATTGGGCTCAACAATGTGAAACAAAGGCTGCAACTGATGTATGCAGAGAAACATACTTTTAACGTGAAGGAAAATGAGGATTTCTATACCGCAGCATTAACGATCAATTTATAA